In the genome of Phycisphaerae bacterium RAS1, the window CATCGGAAGCGAGTGATGGTCCGTGTGCCACTGCTCTGCGAGCAGTGTCTTGGGTCGCCGGCGACGGGTTCGGTATCATGGCGGCATGGAGAGCGGGATACGCAAGACGCGGAAGGCTCGGGACGAGCCGGGACACGCGCACTTTCTCACGTACTCGTGCTACCGGCGGCTGCCGCTCTTGTCGCGCGGCCGGACCCGGCGATGGGTGATCGACGCGAGGGAGAGGGCCCGGCGCGAGCACGACGCGGCGCTGTGGGCCTACGTCATCATGCCGGAGCACGTGCATCTTCTGCTCTGCCCCCTCCGGCCGCGCTACGAAATGCGGCACATTCTGGCCGCGTTGAAGCGGCCGATCGCGACGGCGGCCAAAGCCTATCTGCTGGAGCACGGCCAAGCCGCGTGGCTGGACCGGCTGAC includes:
- a CDS encoding Transposase IS200 like protein: MESGIRKTRKARDEPGHAHFLTYSCYRRLPLLSRGRTRRWVIDARERARREHDAALWAYVIMPEHVHLLLCPLRPRYEMRHILAALKRPIATAAKAYLLEHGQAAWLDRLTVRYPTREVFRFWQPGGGIDHNIFQQKTVAAVVEYIHANPLRRGLVAHPTDWSWSSARFWEGRSDVPLAMDHPDG